Within Salmo trutta chromosome 30, fSalTru1.1, whole genome shotgun sequence, the genomic segment ctcctcagtaaaatgcacatgacagcctgcttggagtttgccaaaaggcacctaaagaactctcagaccatgataaacaagattctctggtctgatgaaaccaagattgaattctttggcctgaatgccaagcatcacgtctggaggaaacctggcaaacctgaagcatgttggtggcagcatcatgctgtggggatgtttttcagcagcagagaagatgaacggagcaaagtacagagagatcctcgatgaagactgaggcgaaggttcaccttccaacaggacaacgaccctaagcacacaacgcaggagtggcttggggacaagtctctgaatgtccttgagtggcccagccagagcccggactcgaacgcaattgaacatctctggggagacctgaaaatagccagagacgctccccatccacctgacagagcttgagaggatctgcactaAATAAttggagaaactcaccaaatacaagtgtgcaacgcttgtagcgtcctacccaaaaagactcgaggctgtaattgctgccaaaggtgcttcaacaaagtactgagtaaagggtctgacaacttatgtaaatgtttttttttgtgtgtttttttttttttgcaattaaaaaaaaaaaaacctgtctgccttgtcattatggtgtattgtgtgtaggttgatgagtgagggaaaaacgatttaattaattttagaataaggctctaatgtAACGAAATATGGAAAaggtccaggggtctgaatactttccgaatgcactctatgtgtggggtacaaagatgaagcagtcattcaaaaatcgttttaaacattattattgcacacagagtgagatcatgcatcttattatgtgaccttttatttaatatttactcctgaacttatttaagcttgccatagcAAATGGGTTCAATACATATTGACTCAAGAAATTTCTGCTTAtatgttttattcatttgtaaaactttctaaaaacattattccactttgatattatgggatattgtgtgtaggccagtgacacaaaatctaaatgtaatacattttaaactcaggctttaacagaacaaaatgttgaaaagttAAAggttgtaaatactttctgaaggcatttcTGAGCCATTTTATTGTGTTTTTATTTCATAAAATGTTAGGTGTGCTTGCAAAGCAAAACACAACTCCAGATTTATTACATACTCATATTATTATTTGATTTCTTTAGTTTGCTCTAGAGCTTAAATTATTTAAGTAATTAACACAAAACCAACTCCAAATGTCTAGACTGCCCCAACTGTGATTGCTTAAGAAAAAAAATGTCATAGCATTTATACTTTTTGAACTATAACAATATTTAAATGAGCTCCCAATGCACTTCAATGGCAAAAAAATGTCCCATAGACTTGAATGTTAAAAAAACCCTAAACGTTCTAGAACTATCTCCTCCTACACTGTTTAGACCATTAACACCAAACCAACATTGAGATGTTCAGACTGGCCAAACTTAGATTGCTTGTCAAAGGATATTTGATACTATGCATACTTTTGGAACTATAACCATTTTAAATTGTAATAAATTAACATGGGTTTGAATGAGAACCATAGGAATAAAGTGATAGCAATTCAAAAGTGTCCTGCTCCTTGGTTATCTTGAATGAGAACCATAGGAATAAAGTGGGAGCTATTCAAAATGATCCTGCTCCTTGGTTAATTAAGCTACAAGACCAACTTTAAAACAttcaggctatcctaacttcaaattctctaaaaccttTATAAACTATTTTTTTTTAGTATTAGCAAAATTACCATAAAATAACTCACCTATAGTAACtcaagctagagacaccaaactaactttcacatgttcaggctatcctaaccTAGCTATCCTAACTTCAATATTAGTTTTTACTTTGATCAATTATAACTATATACATTTGCATAAATATGCATAACATAACACACCAACAGTACAGTAACTCTTGAATCTTTCaagagacaccaaaccaactttcacatgttcaggctatcctaacttcAAATTCTTAAATAATGTTTATCAACTTTAACTATATAAATGTGCCTACATTTGCATAATATAACTCACCAACAGTAACTCTTTTATTTTTCTATATGTACTTTTCTAgttttattttgtgtttttattttgtttgtttattgtgttTCCATACCCCCTCAAACAATCTGAAGTATATGTATCTGAGTTAGGAGTAAAAATGCTAATCATGATATGAGATCAGTTTGTTATTGATTTACAGGCGAACACTTTTATAATTTAGCGGTTGCCTTGAACAGGCGTCGGCTAGTTaacatttttccatattttggATGGTTATTTTACAGGTGAACACTTTTATATTTACGACTCAAGGTCTGAAAAGTGGAAAAGTGTCATCTCCACAGAACTCTCTCTGTCTTGTCCTGTCAAAAATACCTTGCCTGAGGCACTTTTCTGAGAGCTAGCAGGTTTGTGGATGTGAGCTTGTCAGTGAGAGATAAGAGGCAGACACTTTACAGACTTGAAACAAAATATGGGGGGAAATATGCATATATCTCTGgaaagagagagcaaagaggAATGTGCAAAATGACTCACCTCATATGGAATTACACAGAAATGTTTTTCACATTGTAGTATACTTTTGCGTTTAGAAAGCATTATTAGCATGCATTATCTTCCAAGTCATAAGGAAAAGAGATCTACACCATATATAATTATTCGCATTACCCAAGGCTTGTGCATATTTTCTGTCATGCATGTTTATATTAAGAAGTACATTGTAAAAACACTTGATACTGTAGTCTTGAATTTAATTGAGTTACATTTTGGGATTGCACATAAAACAGACATCGACAAGATGTGCAATGGTATCTCCTATGAAAGTAATTTCACATGAAAACACTTCCAAAGTGATCTTATTCGATCAGGTCAATGTGACAACTACTATAGGTCTACTCATGAATGAGCATACTGCACATCTGGATATATTGGACTTCATACTGCACATCTGGATATATTGGACTTTCCATACTTCACATCTCCACAGAAACAAAACACTGGTCCAAGTGCTTATTTAAGCAGATGAGGAAAACACTGTGATTAGCTCAAACTGTCCTCACTTTCAAGACTACACCTTATACTTTGAGATGGTGTGTTTTCCCCAAAAGGAAATAGCTTTCGATTTTATCTTGTATTGGCAGTCTGTTTGTGTCATTGTAAATGCTGCCAAGGGGTTTGATGGCTAGCGTTTACAGAGGAAGTTGAATCGGTAATAATAACCACCTGCCAGCATAAACCATAAGAGTAGAGGTTTTAGAGGATGTAACACTGTACAGGATTCTCCTAAAGGAAATGCTTTAAATGACAGGCCTGGGAAATGGATCTGGTCCAGCCTGAGGTGTGCCTAGAGTAAGGAGTTATATTTTAGCCTCATATCGCACAGTCTCATGTTTACCCATGCACACCAGATAAATCCCTTTTGTCCTTTAGAAAAATAACTCTGGATATAAATAACTGGATATCCCTTTCTAGTGGAAAGACTGATTCATACAGAAGGACAACTGCTGGGTCTGTGGAAAAACTGACTAATAGCTGTGAAATATGAAAAACACAATGGAGACATTTAAAAACCGTAGGGCTAATGTATAGACAATATTTTGCTTGATGTCAGTGACACTGTGGAATGTTAGACCCATTGTGTTCATGAGATATTATTCAGTTTGTGGTAAAGATTAAGTGGCTAAAGTTCAATGGCAATGAAGGAGTGTCAGGAGCAACAAAAGAGGCTGAAGGCACTGAAGCAAGACGGAGGCTCTCAAAGGTTGTGagagcattgaggagtacatgtACTGTCGGAATCATGCATGTGGGAGCGAGGAGAATGGGTTTTATTTATACTTCACCTTCTGACTGAGACTCACCAGGGAGCTGAGAGAACTGCAGCAGGCTGCTACTCACAGGTGAAAACACTATTAAACAGGGCTTTCACATTGCAGGAAGATACATTCTCCCTTTGTCTTTCACAGAGTTAATCTGGACTTATGGAGAATGATGTAAAAGGGATTGTGGAGGGTAGCTgttatttgaaggtttgtgggtAAAGTGGTTAACTGATTTGGTTTTCTCACAAAATATTATCAAATAATGACTGCAACAGGTGATCCAAAATCAGAGATACATTCAAATATGAATTTAATTATTTTATGAATTTTTGACAGATATCAAATTTTTACTTGCGTAACACATATGTAGCCAACACTACAAAACAAATGATTGTTCACCTTTTCACTGTGTTTTTATTGACAAATACTTTTTAAGTGTATATTTGTATTTCAAAGGCTGCAAAATATATTGCCATTCCAGCCATGCATACTTCTTCATGATCAGAGTCTAGAGAGGCAAAAGAGTCCGGGGCTATGCTATGTATTATAGCACCATCTGCTGCTGAACAAAGAAGGTGATGCTGGGtgctgtagatactgtagaccaGGACTGGTCAACCCTCCACCTGGAGAGCTAATATggaggcttttgctccagccctgtTATAATATACCTGATTCAGTTATAGGTCCTGGTgacttccttttcctgtagttttCATTCATTGAAGGGGTGGCTATGTTCAAGGTTCCTCTGGACGGAATAAGGAGAAGGGTGCCAACCATTTCACATGATGATCCCTGAAATAGTTTTTCATGTTATTACAATATAATAAAAAACATGCCTTTGTTAATGGGTGGGGTTAACAATAGCACACTCACTTGTTGAGTTGGAATGAAGTTGCAAAACTAAGAGTGAATGAAGAAAGCACATCCAGAGCAGAGGCCTACCTGTGATATTTTTGTCCCTTTCTCCTTTGATATTCCATTTCATCCACTGTCCAGACAGCCCCCTTGCCTCCCTCCACTCGCACAAAACACTTGTGCAAGCTAAGATTATGACGGACAGCGTTCTGTGGTGGCAAAGGAATACAGCTTGTGTTAGGATCTCGGGAGCCAATATTCCTCAAAACTCAAATGTAAGACTCAAATGTAAGTTAACATAATGATCCAAGGAGAAGCCAAACCTTCCATGTGGCCGTGTTGTGTCGGAAGTAGAAGAACATGGTGGTGAACCAGTTGTAGATGTCATTCAGAGAGCGCTGCTTGTCTGGAGTCTCCATTATAGACTGCAGACAGACATGGTGGACATTCACAGTAGACTTGTGCAATTGAAACAGCTCACATGAAGTCTAGACATAAATAGAAGTCTTGCTACTCATGTAGTCCAATACAATGGATTCGATATTAATGTCCCACTTGTGTAGACGAAAAGGTAGAATGTTGTTGTCTTTCAGTTCAACAAAGATGCGTGAACTACAGATCAAACTGTATTAGTTGCTCAGCCAGACTCTCGACACTCTACCTTTTCCTTTACTCAAGTGTGCCTTTACCTGAGTGTTCAGAGGGACTCTACTGTCTGATTCAGACAACTCACCCATCTTATCAGGCAGGCGTAGGTGTACGGAGGCCGGATGTTGTTGTATTTGTAACACTCAACACTCGGGACAAGATCTGTGGGGTGCCCAACGAAAGCAAACATGCTGGGTCTTGAGTTTGGATCAGATTTCGTGGCAACGCGACAGGCATCATCACCAAAACAAACAAGCAAAACACTTGGAGGAATGCAAAATGGAGTGGAACTTTCTCTAGCTTAAGAAAAGTGAATCAGCAGTCATGCTATGTGAATGTTATGTGAATGTTACTCCGTGTTGAAGATGAGCGTGAAATGGTGTTACCTGGGAGTAGGTGGTGGGGAGCGGCAGCGGGCCAATACTCCTGCTGTGCCAGCTCCTCTGGCTCTTTAGTGGCGCAGCGTGGCACTCCATCTGCTGCCCGAGCCGGGGAAGGGTTCTGGGGCAGGACTAGTGCCAGGCTGTGGCTGTAGGGCCAATCTGAACCTGCCTTCTGACAGGGAGAGACAACCAACAACACAGACATTCAATATGGGCAGGTTGGGGTGCATAGGACATTTCTTAAAAAGGGAAGGATAATGGGCAATGGCATGGGCGGTTACTATAGTCATTTGAAGGCATTAGCCAAAATAGGGAAGCCTTGAGGAGTTACCATGCCAGTTGACTTGTGTTCAGACAGGTGCAGATGGAGTTGCATTGCAAAGAGTTTCTGTTTTTCCACAGTCAGCTAAAAAAGAGAGAAGATTAATCAAGGTTCATTAGGGGCCACATTTCCACTTAGTTGGACTTGGAGCTTTACAACCTTTCTCTGTTGTCAGTGTTCACTATTTGGAGCTTTTCTGTAAAACTGTCTATTATACTGTGTGTAGAACTACAGGAACAAACCTGGGTCTCCATGTATTGCACCATGTCTTGTTGTACCCTCCACTGTGCAATGCTTCTGTCTCCATGGCCATGGTCAGAGTGGAGGTGTCTGGAGATGTAATCAAAGTCATGACTATAAAGAACAGCACTCCAACTGCATAACAATAACCAATGAAATATACTGGTGCTCATGACTCACTTCAAAAAACGGGGAAATTCTTCAAATACCGCATCGCAGCCTGGCCAGCAGCAGAGTCCGTTGAGAAACAGAGCACTGGAGCTCCGTAGGGTTGGGTGACCTGGCCTGCAGAAGGAAGGGAGGAGTATTATCAACTCAGGACTGAACGCAATCAAACCAGCCTTGCATTGTTTATGCAGTGTCTGtttacacacgtacacacacatagaGGACGGCTCctaataatggctggaaaggagcgaatggaatggcatcgaaCACATGGAACCCATGTGTTTAATGCAGTTTATGCAATCCactcattccactccagccattaccacaagcccgtcctccccaattaaggtgccaccaacctcctgtgacacacaTAACTCACTCATGATGCCTGGTGATGATGGAGCTCTGCTTAGGACTGGCTCTCCTCAGGGGCGAGGGGTGACGAGTGGGCCCAGGAGAGTGCTCAGAGTGTGGGGGTGAGGACTGTCCACGGCTCCCTGTGTCCACCTCCACCTTGCACAGTGATATGGGTTGAGCTGAACCGGCCGCTGCTATAGTGCACGGTGTTGGAAAAGAAAGGTAGAGAAATATTTATATTATGGAAAAAGACctacagtgggaagaaaaagtatgtgagccCTTTAGAATGACCTGggtttctgcataaattggtcatacaattgtATCTGATCTTAATCTAAATCCCAACAATAGACAAaccacagtctgcttaaactaataacacacaaacaattataatttttcatgtctttattgaacacaccgtgtaaacattcacagtgcagggtggaaaaagtatgtgaacccttggatttaataactggttgaccctcctttggcagcaataacctaaaccaaacgttttctgtagttgtggatcagacctgcacaacagtcaggaggaattttggactattcctctttccattttttttcagttccacaatattcttgggatgtctgctgtgaactgctctcttgaggtcatgccacagcatctcaatcggattgaggtcaggactgactgggccactccagaaggtgtattttcttctgttcaaaccattctgttgttgatttacttctgtcttttgggatgttgtcctgttgcatcacctaacttctgttgagcttcaattggcggacagacagccttacattctcctgtaaaatgtcttgataaacttgggaattaatttttccgtcaatgatagcaagctgtccaggccctgaggcagcaaagcagccccaaaccatgatgctggtGTGCTGTACCTTttttggtgtgctgtgcctttttttctccacacatagtgttgtgtgttccttccaaacaacacaactttagtttcatctgtccacagaatattctgcaagtagcgctgtggaacatccaggtgctcttttgcgaacttcagatgtgcagcaatgttttttgggACAGCtatggcttcttccgtggtgtcctcccatgaacaccattcttgtttagtgttttacgtattgtagactcgtcaacagagatgttagcatcttacagagatttctgtaagtctttagctgaccctctaggattcttcttaacctcattgagcattctgcgctgtgctcttacAGTCGTCTTTGCAgcacggccactcctagggagagtagcaacagtgctgaaatttctccatttatagagaatttgtcttaccgtggactgactttTGGAGATACTtatgtaaccctttccagctttatgcaaggcaacaattcttaatcttaggtcttctgagatttattttgttcgaggcatggttcacatcaggcaatgcttcatgtgaaaagcaaactcaaattttgtgagggttttttatagggcagggcagctgtaaccaaaatctccaatctcgtctcattgattcgacgccaggttagctgactcctgactccaattagctttcggagaagtcattagcctaggggttcacatacttttttcatcctacactgtgaatgtttcaattatgtattcaatgtagacaagaaaaatacaatcatttgtgtgttatttgtttatgtcacgtcctggccagtataaggttaattggtattgtagtttggtcaggacgtggcagagggtattcgttttatgtggttcggggtggtgtgtttgttgaaggggcatttgatttaagtattccggggtttttgggcattgtttggttttcatgtattctatggttagtctagtgtgtgtgtttctatgttgagttaattggggttggacttccaattgaaggcagctgtttggtgttgcctttgattggaagtcctatattagttgggtgtgtttgtcttgtattttgtgggagattgttctgtgatgagccttatgctttgccagactgtttgttgttgttgttgttgttgttgttgttgttgttgttgttgttgttattcgttcattttgttcgttcgttctcgtggttttgttattttgatattcatttttgaaagtaaataaacatcaaagatgagcatacacatacctgctgcgttttggtcctccattaccgacgacaaccgtgacagaatctcccaacaactatggaccaagcagcagaggaaggagcagagggacttcgagttggactggcgggagaaatggacctgggaggaagttctggacggggccggaccttggcaccaggctggggattatcgccgcccgaagtgggaaattgaggcagccaaggcagagaggcggaggtacgaggccatggacgcgctgagggagaagcacgagaggcacccccaataatttttttggggggggcacacgggtagtttggctaggcctaggaagagccggaagccagctacccgtggttatatggaggagcgtatggggtggagagcgccatgtttcgctgaggagcgcactatctcacccatacgcacgcacagtccggtgcgcgttatttcagcccctcgcaggtgccgtgctagagcgggcatccagcctggtaggaggatgcctgcgcagcgcatctggtcgccggtacgcctccgaggaccaggctacacaactcccgctctacgcacggctaccatcaggcccctgcacagcccagtctgccctgtacgagcaccccgctcgtacagggctactagttccatccagccaaggcgggttgtgcaggaggtaagatcaagaccgactgtgcgcctccatagccctgggtttccagctcctgtctctcgtgcgaacccggaagtgcgtcaacccagtccgactcgtcctgttcccgctccccgcactagcctggaggtgcgtgttcacaatctggtaagcccagtaccagcaccacgcaccaggcttcaagtgcgtaaacccagcctcgccagtcaacagtcaccagagctgcccgccagtcaacagtcaccagagctgcccccagtcaacagtcaccagagctgcccaccagtcaacagtcaccagagctgcccgccagtcaacagtcgtcggagctgcccgccagtcaacagtcgtcggagctgcccgccagtcaacagtcgtcggagctgcccgccagtcaacagtcgtcggagctgcccgccagtcaacagtcgtcggagaacagtcgtcggagctgcccgccagtcaacagtcgtcggagctgcccgccagtcaacagtcgtcggagctgcccgccagtcaacagtcgtcggagctgcccgccagtcaacagtcgtcggagctgcccgccagtcaacagtcgtcggagctgctcgccagtcaacagtcgtcggagctgcccgccagtcaacagtcgtcggagctgcccgccattcaacagtcgtcggagctgcccgccagtcaacagtcgtcggagctgcccgccagtcaacagtcgccggagtggccagactgcgctgaactgccggagtggccagactgcgctgaactgccggagtggccagactgcgctgaactgctggagtggccagactgccccgaactgccggagtggccagactgccccgaactgccggagtggcgagactgccccgagctgccagactgcccagactgtcccgagccgctagactgcccagactgtcccgagccgctagactgcccagactgtcccgagccgctagactgcccagactgtcccgagccgccagactggccag encodes:
- the LOC115168251 gene encoding forkhead box protein P3; this translates as MPQTESERLKSGRLNSGRQQQQRDRRGEHGEEPDTRTKPNDSVSPRLYARTSVTQMGFPLMIRPGRPLMASSQLQSILLQQCSSEEEGKPFLQRVSRCTQLSQHRPSVLRQGVLAAHVRPQAAAGSAQPISLCKVEVDTGSRGQSSPPHSEHSPGPTRHPSPLRRASPKQSSIITRHHEPGHPTLRSSSALFLNGLCCWPGCDAVFEEFPRFLKHLHSDHGHGDRSIAQWRVQQDMVQYMETQLTVEKQKLFAMQLHLHLSEHKSTGMKAGSDWPYSHSLALVLPQNPSPARAADGVPRCATKEPEELAQQEYWPAAAPHHLLPDLVPSVECYKYNNIRPPYTYACLIRWSIMETPDKQRSLNDIYNWFTTMFFYFRHNTATWKNAVRHNLSLHKCFVRVEGGKGAVWTVDEMEYQRRKGQKYHRDHHVKWLAPFSLFRPEEP